One window of Paenibacillus albicereus genomic DNA carries:
- a CDS encoding replication-associated recombination protein A, whose amino-acid sequence MDLFDYKEEERQPRARLLADRMRPQTLDDYIGQDDVVGPGTLLRRAIEGDQVSSLLLFGPPGSGKTTLAHIISRRTEGEFVKLNAVDATVKDVRDVIERAKSAKSLYGRKTILFLDEVHRFNSSRQDALLPAVEQGIIIFIGATTENPFHSVNGALLSRSTLFRLHALESGHALEAMRRAIADKERGLGFMKLDVRPEALEHIAAMAGGDIRRALNALELAAVTTPSEPDGSVIVTLEVAQESIRSRAVQADESTQYDVLSAFHKSIRGSSDAALFWFLYAVEKLGMDPMVFIRRLIVACSEDIGLANPQAMLQAVASMDAYHKIGWPEAKYNVAQAILFAVESPKSNATALAIGKAMAKMDAVGTPEVPLHLRDAHYKGSQQLGHVGYQYPHDFPGHYVDQLYYPERLAGSTVYEATRQGMEDKIRHNQQQRRSDRNQSR is encoded by the coding sequence ATGGACTTGTTCGACTACAAGGAAGAGGAGCGGCAGCCGCGGGCAAGGCTGCTGGCCGATCGGATGCGGCCTCAGACGCTCGACGACTATATCGGCCAGGACGACGTCGTCGGCCCGGGCACGCTGCTGCGCCGGGCGATCGAAGGCGACCAGGTGAGCTCGCTGCTGCTGTTCGGCCCTCCCGGCAGCGGCAAGACGACGCTCGCCCATATCATTTCCCGCCGGACGGAGGGCGAGTTCGTCAAGCTCAACGCCGTCGATGCGACGGTCAAGGACGTGCGCGACGTCATCGAGCGGGCCAAGAGCGCCAAGTCGCTGTACGGCCGCAAGACGATCCTGTTCCTCGACGAGGTGCATCGCTTCAACTCCTCGCGGCAGGACGCGCTGCTGCCTGCGGTGGAGCAAGGCATCATCATCTTCATCGGCGCGACGACCGAAAATCCGTTCCACTCCGTCAACGGCGCCTTGCTGTCGCGCTCGACGCTGTTCCGGCTGCATGCGCTGGAGAGCGGGCATGCGCTGGAAGCGATGCGGCGCGCGATCGCCGACAAGGAGCGCGGACTCGGCTTCATGAAGCTCGACGTGCGGCCCGAAGCGCTGGAGCATATCGCCGCCATGGCAGGCGGCGACATCCGCCGCGCGCTCAACGCGCTGGAGCTCGCCGCCGTGACGACGCCATCCGAGCCGGACGGCTCCGTGATCGTCACGCTGGAGGTCGCTCAGGAGTCGATCCGCAGCCGCGCCGTGCAGGCCGACGAGTCGACCCAGTACGACGTGCTGTCGGCATTTCACAAAAGCATCCGCGGCTCCAGCGACGCGGCGCTGTTCTGGTTCCTGTACGCCGTCGAGAAGCTCGGCATGGATCCGATGGTGTTCATCCGCCGCCTTATCGTCGCCTGCAGCGAGGACATCGGCCTCGCCAATCCGCAGGCGATGCTGCAGGCGGTCGCCAGCATGGACGCCTACCACAAGATCGGCTGGCCCGAGGCGAAGTACAACGTCGCGCAAGCGATCCTGTTCGCGGTCGAGAGCCCCAAGTCCAATGCGACCGCCCTCGCCATCGGCAAGGCGATGGCCAAGATGGATGCCGTCGGCACGCCCGAAGTGCCGCTGCATCTGCGCGACGCGCATTACAAGGGCTCGCAGCAGCTCGGCCATGTCGGCTACCAATACCCGCATGACTTTCCCGGCCATTACGTCGATCAGCTTTATTATCCGGAGCGCCTCGCCGGCTCGACGGTCTATGAGGCGACCCGCCAGGGCATGGAGGACAAGATCCGCCACAACCAGCAGCAGCGCCGATCGGACCGGAACCAGAGCCGCTGA
- the add gene encoding adenosine deaminase, producing MEMSLMRRLPKIELHCHLDGSMRPATAAQIAEEEGIELSCADLRELTERMTAPPSCSSLVEYLERFELPLLLMQTRSALKRIAYEAAEDAALDNVRYVEVRFAPQLHTRGGLSVDEIVTAVAEGLSEAEARYGHCVRMILICMRHHGQMDNEEVVRAASRFVSLGVVGVDLAGDEAGYPNELHAEVFELAHRLGLPITIHAGEAAGACSIRCAVEKLRARRIGHGVRLREDAEVTQLIRERRIPLELCVISNVQTKAVPSMDHHPIRDYLDSGLLVTVNTDNPTVSGTNQTREYENLARRFRFSERDIKNVARHAIEAAFVDEERKRQLKASFEREWRELGLTAGEAQA from the coding sequence ATGGAGATGAGTTTGATGCGACGCTTGCCCAAGATCGAGCTTCATTGCCATCTGGATGGAAGCATGCGGCCGGCGACGGCGGCCCAGATCGCGGAGGAGGAAGGAATCGAGCTCAGCTGCGCCGATCTGCGGGAGCTGACCGAACGGATGACGGCGCCGCCTTCCTGCTCCAGCCTGGTCGAATACCTGGAGCGGTTCGAGCTGCCGCTGCTGCTCATGCAGACGCGCTCGGCGCTGAAGCGGATCGCCTATGAGGCGGCCGAGGATGCGGCGCTCGACAACGTCCGATACGTGGAAGTGCGGTTCGCCCCGCAGCTCCACACGCGAGGAGGCCTGTCCGTCGACGAGATCGTCACGGCCGTGGCGGAGGGCTTGTCGGAGGCGGAGGCGAGATACGGCCACTGCGTGCGGATGATTCTCATCTGCATGCGCCATCATGGCCAGATGGACAACGAGGAGGTCGTGCGGGCCGCCAGCCGGTTCGTGTCGCTCGGCGTCGTCGGCGTCGATCTGGCGGGCGACGAGGCCGGCTATCCGAACGAGCTGCATGCCGAAGTATTCGAGCTGGCGCATCGGCTCGGCCTGCCGATCACGATCCATGCCGGCGAGGCGGCCGGGGCGTGCAGCATCCGCTGCGCGGTCGAGAAGCTGCGCGCCCGGCGGATCGGACACGGAGTCCGGCTGCGCGAGGACGCGGAGGTGACGCAGCTCATCCGCGAGCGCCGCATTCCGCTCGAGCTGTGCGTCATCAGCAACGTGCAGACCAAGGCGGTCCCGTCGATGGACCATCACCCGATCCGGGACTATCTCGACAGCGGGCTGCTCGTGACGGTCAATACGGACAATCCGACCGTATCCGGCACGAACCAGACCCGGGAATACGAGAATCTGGCGCGCCGCTTCCGCTTCTCCGAGCGGGACATCAAGAACGTGGCGAGGCATGCGATCGAAGCGGCGTTCGTGGACGAAGAGCGCAAGCGGCAGCTGAAGGCGAGCTTCGAGCGCGAATGGCGGGAGCTCGGCCTGACTGCCGGAGAGGCGCAGGCTTGA
- a CDS encoding tRNA threonylcarbamoyladenosine dehydratase, whose protein sequence is MLNQFSRTELAFGPEGIDVMKRSTVAVLGIGGVGSIAAEALARTGVGRIILIDKDVVDITNINRQIHALTTTVGQPKADLMRDRIQLINPECEAISLRMFYTEETYEKLFQYPLDYVLDASDTISYKVHLIKQCLERNIPVISSMGAANKMDPTKFTVTDISKTHTDPVARVVRQKLRREGVRKGVKVVFSSEAPKKPREDVTQRIVPDNAPEIRKAQQPPASNAFVPPVAGLIMVSAAVRDLLEKSGIEV, encoded by the coding sequence ATGTTGAACCAGTTTTCCCGCACCGAGCTCGCGTTCGGTCCGGAAGGCATCGACGTCATGAAGCGCAGCACGGTCGCCGTGCTCGGCATCGGCGGCGTCGGCTCGATCGCCGCGGAGGCGCTCGCGCGCACCGGCGTCGGCCGCATCATCCTGATCGACAAGGATGTCGTCGACATCACCAACATCAACCGCCAGATCCACGCCTTGACGACGACGGTCGGCCAGCCGAAGGCGGATCTGATGCGCGACCGCATCCAGCTCATCAACCCGGAGTGCGAGGCGATCAGCCTGCGCATGTTCTATACGGAGGAGACGTACGAGAAGCTGTTCCAGTACCCGCTCGACTACGTGCTCGACGCTTCCGACACGATCTCGTACAAGGTGCATCTCATCAAGCAGTGCCTGGAGCGGAACATTCCGGTCATCTCCAGCATGGGCGCGGCCAACAAGATGGACCCGACGAAGTTCACGGTGACGGACATCTCCAAGACGCATACCGACCCGGTCGCGCGTGTCGTCCGCCAGAAGCTGCGCCGCGAAGGCGTGCGCAAGGGCGTGAAGGTGGTCTTCTCGTCGGAGGCCCCTAAAAAGCCGCGCGAGGACGTGACGCAGCGGATCGTGCCGGACAACGCGCCGGAGATCCGCAAGGCGCAGCAGCCGCCGGCGAGCAACGCGTTCGTGCCGCCGGTCGCCGGCCTCATCATGGTCAGCGCAGCGGTGCGGGACCTGCTGGAGAAGAGCGGCATCGAGGTGTAG
- the aspS gene encoding aspartate--tRNA ligase, protein MSSIIQCGRLSKADVGKTVELKGWVQRRRDLGGVLFIDLRDRTGIVQIVFNPDFSGDALAVADRARSEYVLAVKGKVVERDAETRNPNLETGEIEVRVTEIEVLNAAKTPPFPIEDGIEVDETLRLKYRYLDLRRPEMQRTLLLRSKAAKIFRDFLDGEQFVEVETPILTKSSPEGARDYLVPSRVHAEEFFALPQSPQLYKQLLMVGGIERYYQIARCFRDEDLRADRQPEFTQVDIETSFLSQDELLAMMESLAQRLFKETVGVDIPAPFQRITYADAIDKYGSDKPDLRFGLEIEDITDIVSSSDVKVFASVASSGGVVRVLNAKGCASWSRKELDDLQPFAARYGGKGLAWITVKDGEWRGPIVKFLKPEEIQALTERLGVEEGDLLMFSADKKKVVADVLGNLRLKVGRQLGLIDDSAYKFAWVVDFPLLGWDEEAKRYVAEHHPFTRPKEEDLHLFETDPGAIRAQAYDLVLNGYEVGGGSMRIYKREVQEQMFQALGFSMEEAHDKFGFLLDAFEYGTPPHGGIAFGFDRLVMLLTNRSNLRETIAFPKTASATDLLMDAPAQVDLAQLQQLHIRTVPKPGSKPAAPQGGQPAEAAAGAPVQG, encoded by the coding sequence ATGAGCAGCATCATTCAATGCGGACGCTTGAGCAAGGCGGACGTAGGCAAGACCGTCGAACTGAAAGGGTGGGTGCAGCGCCGCCGCGACCTCGGGGGCGTGCTGTTCATCGACCTGCGCGACCGCACCGGCATCGTGCAGATCGTCTTCAACCCGGACTTCTCCGGCGATGCGCTGGCTGTCGCCGATCGCGCGCGCAGCGAGTACGTGCTTGCCGTCAAAGGCAAGGTCGTCGAGCGCGACGCGGAGACGCGCAATCCGAACCTGGAAACGGGCGAGATCGAGGTGCGCGTCACAGAGATCGAAGTGCTGAACGCGGCCAAGACGCCTCCGTTCCCGATCGAGGACGGCATCGAGGTGGACGAGACGCTCCGCCTGAAGTATCGCTACCTGGACCTGCGCCGTCCGGAGATGCAGCGCACGCTGCTGCTCCGCTCCAAGGCTGCGAAAATTTTCCGCGACTTCCTGGACGGCGAGCAGTTCGTCGAGGTGGAGACGCCGATCCTGACGAAGAGCTCGCCGGAAGGCGCGCGCGACTACCTCGTGCCGAGCCGCGTGCATGCGGAGGAGTTCTTCGCGCTTCCGCAGTCGCCGCAGCTGTACAAGCAGCTGCTCATGGTCGGCGGCATCGAGCGCTACTACCAGATCGCACGCTGCTTCCGCGACGAGGACCTGCGTGCCGACCGCCAGCCGGAGTTCACCCAGGTCGACATCGAGACGTCGTTCCTGAGCCAGGACGAGCTGCTCGCCATGATGGAGAGCCTCGCCCAGCGACTGTTCAAGGAGACGGTCGGCGTCGACATTCCGGCCCCGTTCCAGCGCATCACCTACGCCGACGCTATCGACAAGTACGGCTCGGACAAGCCGGACCTGCGCTTCGGCCTGGAGATCGAGGACATCACCGATATCGTCTCGTCGAGCGACGTCAAGGTATTCGCCAGCGTCGCGTCGAGCGGGGGCGTCGTGCGCGTCCTCAATGCCAAAGGCTGCGCGAGCTGGAGCCGCAAGGAGCTGGATGACCTGCAGCCGTTCGCGGCCCGTTACGGCGGCAAGGGCCTGGCCTGGATCACGGTCAAGGACGGCGAGTGGCGCGGACCGATCGTCAAGTTCCTCAAGCCGGAGGAAATCCAGGCGCTTACCGAGCGGCTGGGCGTGGAAGAAGGCGACCTGCTCATGTTCTCTGCGGACAAGAAGAAGGTCGTCGCCGACGTGCTCGGCAACCTGCGCCTGAAGGTCGGCCGCCAGCTCGGCTTGATCGACGACTCCGCGTACAAGTTCGCTTGGGTCGTGGACTTCCCGCTGCTCGGCTGGGACGAGGAGGCGAAGCGCTACGTGGCGGAGCATCATCCGTTCACGCGGCCGAAGGAAGAGGATCTGCATCTGTTCGAGACCGATCCGGGCGCGATCCGCGCGCAAGCATACGATCTCGTGCTGAACGGCTACGAGGTCGGCGGCGGCTCGATGCGGATCTACAAGCGCGAGGTGCAGGAGCAGATGTTCCAGGCGCTCGGCTTCTCGATGGAAGAAGCGCATGACAAATTCGGCTTCCTGCTCGATGCGTTCGAGTACGGCACGCCACCGCATGGCGGCATCGCGTTCGGCTTCGACCGCCTCGTCATGCTGCTGACGAACCGCAGCAACCTGCGCGAGACGATCGCCTTCCCGAAAACGGCCAGCGCGACCGACCTGCTCATGGATGCTCCGGCACAGGTCGATCTTGCCCAGCTGCAGCAGCTGCACATCCGCACCGTGCCGAAGCCAGGCTCCAAGCCGGCCGCGCCGCAAGGCGGCCAGCCGGCCGAAGCGGCCGCCGGCGCTCCCGTCCAAGGCTGA
- the hisS gene encoding histidine--tRNA ligase, with translation MRFQKMPGTQDLLPGAVERWQLVEAKAREICRRFNFREIRTPMFESTDLFRRGVGETTDIVEKEMYTFEDRGSRSLTLRPEGTAGVVRAYVENKLYGEPDLTKLYYIGPMFRYERQQAGRYRQFHQFGVEALGSADPALDAEVIALGYTFYTEVGLRGVRVEINSVGTPEVRAQFRSKLLDFLEPKRQLLCKDCQSRMDRNPLRVLDCKVDQEHFEGAPSILDSLDEASAQHFAQAKAALDDMGIPYEINPRLVRGLDYYTHTAFEFKAEGIGAIDTIGGGGRYNGLVGEIGGPDQPGVGFGLGLERTVLILEHQQEEASAAQPLDVYLVALGEAAEREVSRQLHALRGAGLSADRDYQGRKMKAQMKSADRYAARFTAILGDDELAQGQIALKRMDTGEQRMVPLSGLAAAIRNEQPTTDKE, from the coding sequence ATGAGGTTTCAAAAAATGCCGGGCACTCAGGATTTGCTGCCCGGAGCGGTCGAGCGCTGGCAGCTCGTAGAGGCGAAGGCGCGGGAAATCTGCCGACGCTTCAACTTCAGGGAAATCCGCACGCCGATGTTCGAGTCGACGGATCTGTTCCGCCGCGGCGTCGGCGAGACGACGGACATCGTCGAGAAGGAAATGTATACGTTCGAGGACCGCGGCAGCCGCAGCCTGACGCTGCGGCCGGAGGGGACGGCGGGCGTCGTGCGCGCCTACGTGGAGAACAAGCTGTACGGCGAGCCGGATCTGACCAAGCTGTACTACATCGGGCCGATGTTCCGCTACGAGCGCCAGCAGGCGGGACGCTACCGCCAGTTCCATCAGTTCGGCGTGGAAGCGCTCGGCTCGGCGGACCCCGCGCTTGACGCCGAGGTGATCGCGCTCGGCTACACGTTCTACACGGAGGTCGGGCTGCGCGGCGTGCGCGTCGAGATCAATTCCGTCGGCACGCCGGAGGTGCGGGCGCAATTCCGCTCCAAGCTGCTCGACTTCCTCGAGCCGAAGCGGCAGCTGCTTTGCAAGGACTGCCAGTCGCGCATGGACCGCAATCCGCTGCGCGTGCTGGACTGCAAGGTCGACCAGGAGCACTTCGAAGGCGCGCCGTCGATTCTCGACAGCCTCGACGAGGCGAGCGCGCAGCACTTCGCCCAGGCGAAAGCCGCCCTCGACGACATGGGCATCCCGTATGAAATCAACCCTCGCCTCGTGCGCGGCTTGGATTACTACACGCACACCGCTTTCGAATTCAAGGCGGAGGGCATCGGCGCGATCGACACGATCGGCGGCGGCGGGCGCTACAACGGCCTCGTCGGCGAGATCGGCGGGCCGGACCAGCCGGGCGTCGGCTTCGGCCTCGGCCTCGAGCGCACCGTGCTCATCCTGGAGCATCAGCAGGAGGAGGCTTCGGCGGCGCAGCCGCTCGACGTCTATCTGGTCGCTCTCGGCGAGGCGGCCGAGCGCGAGGTGTCCCGGCAGCTGCATGCGCTGCGCGGCGCCGGATTGTCGGCGGATCGCGACTACCAAGGGCGCAAGATGAAAGCCCAAATGAAATCCGCCGACCGTTATGCCGCCCGCTTCACGGCGATCCTCGGCGACGACGAGCTGGCGCAAGGGCAGATCGCGCTCAAGCGGATGGATACGGGCGAGCAGCGGATGGTGCCCCTGAGCGGCCTGGCCGCTGCGATCCGCAACGAACAGCCAACTACCGACAAGGAGTGA
- the dtd gene encoding D-aminoacyl-tRNA deacylase, whose translation MKVVVQRCSSAQVAVEGETTGRIGRGLLLLVGITHEDSEADLRWMADKIVGLRIFEDESGKMNLSVKEAGGDILSVSQFTLYGDARKGRRPNFMAAARPEQAEPMYEAFNAALRASGLKVETGRFGAMMDVSLVNDGPVTLVIDSKE comes from the coding sequence GTGAAAGTGGTCGTGCAGCGCTGCTCTTCGGCCCAGGTGGCCGTCGAGGGCGAGACGACGGGGCGCATCGGACGCGGTCTCCTGCTGCTCGTGGGCATCACCCACGAGGACAGCGAGGCCGACCTGAGATGGATGGCCGACAAGATCGTCGGGCTCCGCATCTTCGAGGACGAGTCCGGCAAGATGAATCTCAGCGTCAAGGAAGCGGGCGGCGACATCCTGTCGGTCTCGCAGTTCACGCTCTACGGCGACGCCCGCAAGGGGCGGCGGCCGAACTTCATGGCGGCGGCCCGCCCGGAGCAGGCGGAGCCGATGTACGAGGCGTTCAACGCTGCGCTGCGGGCATCCGGCCTCAAGGTCGAGACCGGACGCTTCGGGGCGATGATGGACGTGTCGCTCGTCAATGACGGGCCGGTCACGCTGGTGATCGACAGCAAGGAATAA
- a CDS encoding RelA/SpoT family protein, whose translation MGIDQLLAKASTYMKEQDLARVREAYDFADQAHFGQVRKSGEPYILHPVAVAEILVNMQMDVTSIIAALLHDVVEDTTVEVEQVRARFGDTCAMLVDGLTKLEKIKFRSKEEHQNENYRKMFVAMAQDIRVILIKLADRLHNMRTLKFQSEEAQRRIAYETLEIFCPIAHRLGISAIKWEMEDTALRYLNPQQYYRIANLMKKKRAEREDFIGQVISRISEKLDEMGIEGDISGRPKHIYSIYRKMTMRNKQFNEIYDLMAIRIIVDNIKDCYATLGIIHTLWKPMPGRFKDYVAMPKANMYQSLHTTVVGPNGEPTEVQIRTWEMHRTSEYGVAAHWAYKEGTPPSGNIEDKMSWFREILELQNEAEDASEFMESLKMDFFSDLVFVFTPKGEVIELPAGSVPLDFAYRIHTEVGNRTIGAKVNGRIVPLDHKLKTGDIVEILTSKHSYGPSQDWVKITKSSHARAKIKQWFKKERREENVIKGREALERELRKLGLEPSAWMTEDKLMEAASKFSFHDPEDMMSAIGFGGITAAQICTKMTEKMRREAEAAQQIELTSEPVEMKSPGSRKKAATGGVTVKGIDNLLVRFARCCNPVPGDAIVGYITRGRGVSVHRSDCTNIPFEEGGEDADRVIEVEWEESAESNYSVDIEITGYDHRGLLNEVLQAVAESKTNISAVTGRTGRNKMVIIHMTILIRNIEHLQSVVEKIKRVKDIYSVQRIMQ comes from the coding sequence AGGATCTCGCCAGAGTCCGGGAGGCCTATGACTTTGCCGACCAGGCTCACTTCGGCCAAGTGCGCAAGTCCGGGGAGCCCTACATCCTCCATCCGGTGGCGGTGGCGGAGATTCTCGTGAACATGCAGATGGACGTGACGTCCATCATCGCGGCGCTTCTTCACGATGTCGTCGAGGACACGACGGTGGAGGTCGAGCAGGTGAGAGCCCGCTTCGGCGATACGTGCGCCATGCTCGTCGACGGCCTCACCAAGCTCGAGAAGATCAAGTTCCGCTCCAAGGAGGAGCATCAGAACGAGAACTACCGCAAGATGTTCGTCGCGATGGCGCAGGACATCCGCGTCATCCTGATCAAGCTGGCCGACCGGCTGCACAACATGCGGACGCTCAAGTTCCAATCGGAGGAAGCGCAGCGGCGCATCGCCTACGAGACGCTCGAGATTTTCTGTCCGATCGCGCACCGGCTCGGCATCTCGGCGATCAAGTGGGAGATGGAGGATACCGCTCTTCGGTACCTCAATCCCCAGCAGTACTACCGGATCGCCAACCTCATGAAGAAAAAGCGCGCGGAGCGGGAGGACTTCATCGGCCAGGTCATCTCGCGCATCAGCGAGAAGCTGGACGAGATGGGGATCGAGGGCGACATCTCCGGCCGCCCCAAGCATATTTACAGCATCTACCGCAAGATGACGATGCGCAACAAGCAGTTCAACGAGATTTACGACCTGATGGCGATCCGCATCATCGTGGACAACATCAAGGACTGCTACGCGACGCTCGGCATCATCCATACGCTGTGGAAGCCGATGCCGGGCCGCTTCAAGGACTATGTCGCGATGCCCAAGGCGAACATGTACCAGTCGCTCCACACGACCGTCGTCGGACCGAACGGGGAGCCAACCGAGGTCCAGATCCGGACCTGGGAGATGCACCGGACGAGCGAGTACGGCGTCGCCGCGCATTGGGCGTACAAGGAAGGAACGCCTCCGAGCGGCAACATCGAGGACAAGATGAGCTGGTTCCGGGAAATCCTCGAGCTGCAGAACGAGGCGGAGGACGCATCGGAATTCATGGAGTCGCTCAAGATGGACTTCTTTTCCGATCTCGTGTTCGTCTTCACGCCCAAGGGCGAGGTCATCGAGCTGCCGGCCGGCTCGGTTCCGCTCGACTTCGCCTACCGCATCCATACCGAGGTCGGCAACCGGACGATCGGAGCCAAGGTCAACGGGCGCATCGTGCCGCTCGACCATAAGCTCAAGACCGGCGACATCGTGGAGATCCTGACGTCCAAGCATTCGTATGGGCCGAGCCAGGACTGGGTCAAGATCACCAAGTCCTCGCATGCCCGGGCCAAGATCAAGCAGTGGTTCAAGAAGGAGCGGCGCGAGGAGAACGTCATCAAGGGCCGCGAGGCGCTGGAGCGCGAGCTGCGCAAGCTGGGGCTGGAGCCGTCGGCTTGGATGACCGAGGACAAGCTGATGGAGGCCGCCTCCAAGTTCAGCTTCCACGATCCCGAGGACATGATGTCCGCGATCGGCTTCGGCGGCATCACGGCCGCGCAGATCTGCACCAAGATGACGGAGAAGATGCGGCGCGAGGCCGAGGCGGCGCAGCAGATCGAGCTGACGAGCGAGCCGGTCGAGATGAAATCTCCCGGCTCGCGCAAGAAGGCGGCTACGGGAGGCGTCACGGTCAAGGGCATCGACAATCTGCTCGTCCGGTTCGCCCGCTGCTGCAACCCGGTGCCGGGAGACGCCATCGTCGGCTACATCACGCGCGGACGCGGCGTCAGCGTGCACCGCAGCGATTGCACCAACATCCCGTTCGAAGAAGGTGGCGAGGACGCCGACCGCGTCATCGAGGTCGAATGGGAGGAGTCGGCGGAGTCGAACTACAGCGTCGACATCGAGATTACCGGCTATGACCATCGCGGCCTGCTCAACGAGGTGCTGCAGGCGGTGGCGGAGTCCAAGACGAACATCTCCGCCGTCACCGGCCGCACCGGACGCAACAAGATGGTCATCATCCACATGACGATCCTCATCCGCAACATCGAGCATCTGCAATCGGTCGTGGAGAAGATCAAGCGCGTCAAGGACATCTATTCCGTCCAGCGGATCATGCAGTAA